The nucleotide sequence CCCTTTATCCCAAAGTTTCATCTCTTAAAATATTTATTTGTTAGTGTTATTTCTTTCTTCATTTTTTATATTCTGATTTATTTAAACGATTACCTGATTCAACAAATCAACATAAATTTGTATTCCTTCTTCTATTTCATGTATATAAATAAATTCATCTGCCGTATGTGAACGTTTACTGTCTCCAGGACCTAATTTTAGTGACGGGCAACTTAAAGTAGCTTGATCTGATAATGTAGGAGAACCATAAGTTGTTCTTCCTAAGTTAATTCCAGCTCTAACTAATTCGTGGTTTACAGGAATTGACGATGAATTTAATCGTAAGCTTCGTGGTACAATACTTGAACAAGGAGAGCTAAGTGTTAATATATCTGCGATTTCTTGATTAGAATATTTATCGTTCACTCGTACATCAATCACCAAGTTTACTTCAGCTGGTACAGCATTATGTTGTACTCCTGCATTAATTTGAGTCACCGTCATTTTCACTTCTCCTAATTGTTTAGATAGTTTTTCAAACTTAAAATTCTTAAACCAATCTAAAACTTCAATGGTATTATAAATAGCATTATTTGTGTTTATATGAGCAGCATGGCTTGGCGTTCCTTTAACCTTTGCGTCAAAAACTACTAAGCCTTTTTCGGCAATAGCTAAATTCATTAAAGTAGGTTCTCCAACAATGGCAACATCAATATTCGGAATAATATTCAACATGCTATTTAACCCATTAGACCCACTGTTTTCTTCTTCCGCAGAAGCTACAATTACCAGATTGTATTTAAGATTTTTGATGTCATAATAATATGTAAACGTTGCTAATAAGGATACCAAACATCCGCCTGCATCATTACTTCCTAAACCATATAACTTCCCATTTTCTATAACAGGTTTAAATGGGTCTTTTGTATAACCCTTATTAGGTTTTACTGTATCATGATGTGAGTTTAGTAATAATGTGGGCTTCATTTCATCAAAATATTTGTTTGTAGCCCAAACATTATTTTTTATTCTCTTAAACGGAATTCGATTTGTATTAAACCAATCTTCAATACAAAGAGCTGTTTGATCTTCTTCAGTTGAAAAAGATGGGGTTTCAATTAATTTTTTAAGTAATGAAACAGCATTTATTATTAATTTCTCTTGTATCATTAGGCTTGAATTGTAGTGAATTTTGACTCTGAATTAAACAACATTTCTGGTTTGCCTATGCACACCTTTTCAACATTATGTTTAATTGCGTGAAAACAGTTTTCTAATTTTGGCAGCATTCCTTCTGCAATAATCCCTGTATTTATTAATGAAACATAAGTTTCTGTATCAATATATTCTATAACCGAAGTATCGTCATTAACATTTTGTAATACTCCATTTTTTTCAAAACAATAATATAACTCTACATTATATTGTTTTGAAAACCCTATGGCAATTTCTGATGCCATTGTATCTGCATTAGTATTTAATAATTGTCCATTAGCATCATGTGAAATTGCACAGAAAACAGGTATTATACTTTCTGTTAATAATAGTTGAATTACTCTAATATTTACTTTTACAACATCTCCTACATATCCAAAATCTATTTTCCCAACTGGCCTCTTTTTCGAAACAACTGTATTCCCATCTGCGCCAGAAAACCCTATTGAATTACACTTATAAGCTTGTAATTGAGCTATAATTGTTTTGTTAACCTTTCCGGCGTATATCATTGTAATTATATCTAAAGTAAATGCATCTGTAATACGTCTCCCATTAACGATCTTAACTCCAACTCCAATTTCATTAGTAAATTGTGTCGCCAAAGTTCCACCTCCATGAATTAGAATTTTTGGTCCTTCAATTTTTGAAAACTCTTCTAAAAATGATTTCAACGCAATTGCATTATCTATAATGTTTCCTCCTATTTTTATAACTTTTAATGTTTCCATTATTCTAGATTTTCTAAAATTTGTTTTAATACAATTTGTGCAGAAAATGTTCTGTTATTCGCTTGATTTATAACTATAGATTGTTTGTTATTCAATACATTATCTTCAACAACTACATTTCGTCTTACTGGTAAACAGTGCATAAATTTTGCATTTCCTAATTTTTTTTGTGTCATCATCCAATTAGAATCTTGAGATATAACTTGTCCATAATTGGTATAACTACTCCAGTTTTTTACATAAACGAAATCTGCATCTTTTAAAGCATCTTCTTGATTATAATTAATTGGAGTGTTTCTAGTTATTGTATTATTTAACTCATACCCTTTTGGGTGTGTAATTGTTAAATTAACATCTAAATTTTGCATCATCGTAATAAAAGAGTTAGCTACTGCTTGTGGTAATGCTTTAGGGTGTGGCGCCCAAGACAGAACTACTTTTGGTTTTTTATTGGATTTTAATTCTTCTATAGTAATTGCATCTGCTAAGGCTTGTAATGGATGTGCTGTAGCGCTTTCCATATTTACAATAGGAACTGTTGTATGTTTTTCAAAACTGTTTAACACATACTCTGATTCATCTTTTTCCTTATCTGTTAAGTTTGGAAATGCTCTTACAGCAATAATGTCGGCATACTGAGAGATAACTTGTGCTGCTTCCTTAATATGCTCTGAAGTATTTAAATTCATAACCGTACCATCTTCAAATTCTAAATTCCAAGCATCATTTACATTTAAAACCATTACTTGCATCCCTAAATTTTTTGCTGCTTTTTCTGTGCTTAATCGAGTTCGTAAACTTGAATTAAAAAAAAGCATCACTAAGGTTTT is from Flavobacteriaceae bacterium and encodes:
- a CDS encoding M20/M25/M40 family metallo-hydrolase, with amino-acid sequence MIQEKLIINAVSLLKKLIETPSFSTEEDQTALCIEDWFNTNRIPFKRIKNNVWATNKYFDEMKPTLLLNSHHDTVKPNKGYTKDPFKPVIENGKLYGLGSNDAGGCLVSLLATFTYYYDIKNLKYNLVIVASAEEENSGSNGLNSMLNIIPNIDVAIVGEPTLMNLAIAEKGLVVFDAKVKGTPSHAAHINTNNAIYNTIEVLDWFKNFKFEKLSKQLGEVKMTVTQINAGVQHNAVPAEVNLVIDVRVNDKYSNQEIADILTLSSPCSSIVPRSLRLNSSSIPVNHELVRAGINLGRTTYGSPTLSDQATLSCPSLKLGPGDSKRSHTADEFIYIHEIEEGIQIYVDLLNQVIV
- the argB gene encoding acetylglutamate kinase, with the protein product METLKVIKIGGNIIDNAIALKSFLEEFSKIEGPKILIHGGGTLATQFTNEIGVGVKIVNGRRITDAFTLDIITMIYAGKVNKTIIAQLQAYKCNSIGFSGADGNTVVSKKRPVGKIDFGYVGDVVKVNIRVIQLLLTESIIPVFCAISHDANGQLLNTNADTMASEIAIGFSKQYNVELYYCFEKNGVLQNVNDDTSVIEYIDTETYVSLINTGIIAEGMLPKLENCFHAIKHNVEKVCIGKPEMLFNSESKFTTIQA
- a CDS encoding acetylornithine carbamoyltransferase, with protein sequence MKKYTTISDIENLSETLQEAIQLKKTPFQFKALGENKTLVMLFFNSSLRTRLSTEKAAKNLGMQVMVLNVNDAWNLEFEDGTVMNLNTSEHIKEAAQVISQYADIIAVRAFPNLTDKEKDESEYVLNSFEKHTTVPIVNMESATAHPLQALADAITIEELKSNKKPKVVLSWAPHPKALPQAVANSFITMMQNLDVNLTITHPKGYELNNTITRNTPINYNQEDALKDADFVYVKNWSSYTNYGQVISQDSNWMMTQKKLGNAKFMHCLPVRRNVVVEDNVLNNKQSIVINQANNRTFSAQIVLKQILENLE